The Procambarus clarkii isolate CNS0578487 chromosome 7, FALCON_Pclarkii_2.0, whole genome shotgun sequence genome window below encodes:
- the LOC123761472 gene encoding uncharacterized protein, which yields MLACVWACGWCHASSLIRISAYGYPSPFGYGRVSSPMISSTRPRRNATFVAPSSEIIVEGDDGSEDTPPSIAPNDHVREDEEPQEDNDPWEDDIHGPTNETLHPIRVRIPINRMGVAAGGPRRKLRPSLLGIRRRSKTHGSTTARSAAGPPSVRPPAPPPSLAQGLFGPPALPGFGVKPPAPPVLPPSTPTPTMMGSVGPPAIPPPISSPSPPPGADQAQVTDIKCMNTGATSSFMAVLSLPVGYNAIPVFEDRPTIDPTINTACRMIPTQLTNDMFQLIVSDLERCGVRECRQPNGETWLCLQLRFPLVNGLKLPEDEIIQIRCRPQDKVAQDTHILRVATAKYAAKEAISGGGSTSMFEGGQQEFQCEIGLFRKLPGTELFASIVTPEVELDLGEEVQLRSIVRAGDGWQYSRITTIIIQKVGAPRARSILNAADLVFADGCRNPSYKVIARNHPKRDPRNPLINNFTFRMFMFQDMEVGDTLMITANVIGCVDAKDCAPTNCGPGDDDLLGFGRRKKRAVEQFTFTTVVPPSGILSSSSSSGPPYPPPITGPSSAPPPSASTSNSHWAHENTTNWKRNLPVRVKIPNDKVYQESIEAQECRLYLFITLGVAAVFCISSVVFVVFTLLRGRNKEMSSSAPVASMIGQMVPVQPMSPPSTYSSSLSTQDSSASTCSLPLPNFVVPSTVRHRKRQVNAELLKVFDNEHHFPYGTYHPGMLNYYGYMVVPRKTRGRVSEKKSLRAIKRDQKRHQLDEPEFVCQCSSNHVDSYEDSNSNSENHKSIIRILASSPDAESSTLNRPPKPVPRMQKGLENIYSEITVSSTPTMV from the exons ATGCtggcgtgtgtgtgggcgtgcggctGGTGCCACGCCTCCTCGCTCATAAGGATCTCCGCATATGGGTACCCGAGTCCCTTTGGCTACGGCAGGGTGTCCTCCCCTATGATATCCTCGACGCGGCCCAGGCGGAACGCCACCTTTGTCGCTCCG AGCTCAGAGATCATTGTCGAGGGTGATGACGGCAGTGAAGATACACCACCTTCTATAGCCCCTAACGACCACGTTAGGGAGGACGAGGAACCTCAGGAGGACAATGATCCCTGGGAAGACGATATTCATGGCCCCACGAATGAAACGTTGCACCCCATAAGAGTACGAATACCCATCAACAGGATGGGAGTGGCCGCAGGCGGGCCCAGGAGGAAACTGCGGCCCAGCCTTCTAGGAATCAGGCGACGTTCAAAGACG CATGGGTCCACCACAGCGAGAAGTGCAGCGGGACCTCCGTCTGTCCGTCCTCCGGCGCCACCTCCATCGCTTGCTCAAGGTCTTTTCGGACCCCCGGCGCTACCAGGGTTCGGGGTTAAGCCTCCTGCTCCACCAGTCTTACCAccgtccacacccactcctaccaTGATGGGCAGCGTTGGACCACCAGCTATCCCACCACCCATCAGTTCACCGTCACCCCCACCTGGAGCTGACCAAGCACAGGTCACCG ACATCAAGTGTATGAACACCGGGGCGACGAGTTCGTTCATGGCGGTGCTGTCTCTCCCGGTGGGATACAACGCCATCCCCGTGTTCGAGGACCGGCCCACCATCGACCCCACCATCAACACCGCCTGCAGGATGATTCCCACCCAGCTCACCAACGACATGTTCCAGCTCATTGTCTCGGACTTGGAGCGGTGCGGAGTGAGGGAGTGTCGCCAACCTAATGGCGAG ACTTGGTTGTGTCTCCAGCTACGGTTCCCGCTGGTGAACGGCCTTAAGCTTCCAGAGGACGAGATCATCCAGATCAGGTGCCGACCTCAGGACAAGGTGGCCCAGGACACCCACATCCTCAGGGTCGCCACTGCCAAGTATGCTGCTAAGGAGGCAAT AAGTGGAGGCGGCTCCACGTCGATGTTCGAGGGAGGCCAGCAGGAGTTCCAGTGTGAAATTGGCCTCTTCAGAAAGCTTCCGGGAACAGAGCTCTTTGCGTCCATAGTGACACCAGAGGTGGAGCTTGACTTAGGGGAGGAGGTACAGCTTCGGTCTATCGTGAGGGCCGGTGATG GGTGGCAGTACAgtcgcatcaccaccatcatcatacaGAAGGTGGGGGCCCCGCGGGCCCGCTCCATCCTCAACGCTGCTGACCTGGTCTTCGCTGACGGCTGCCGTAACCCCTCCTACAAG GTAATCGCTCGCAATCACCCGAAGAGGGATCCACGGAACCCATTGATCAACAACTTCACTTTCCGGATGTTCATGTTCCAAGACATGGAGGTGGGTGACACGCTCATGATCACCGCTAATGTCATCGGCTGCGTCGACGCCAAAGACTGCGCTCCG ACCAACTGTGGCCCGGGAGACGACGATCTTCTTGGGTTCGGTAGGAGGAAGAAGCGAGCGGTGGAGCAGTTCACCTTCACAACGGTTGTCCCACCTTCAGGTatcctctcctcgtcctcctcgtccGGGCCTCCTTACCCGCCTCCTATCACAGGGCCTTCCTCTGCCCCGCCGCCGTCAGCGTCCACCAGCAACTCCCACTGGGCACACGAGAACACTACCAACTGGAAGAGGAACTTACCCGTCAGGGTCAAAATTCCTA ATGATAAGGTGTATCAGGAGTCTATTGAAGCCCAAGAATGTCGCCTTTATTTATTCATCACTTTAGGAGTGGCTGCTGTCTTCTGTATTTCCTCCGTGGTCTTTGTGGTCTTTACCCTCCTTCGTGGTCGCAATAAAGAAATGTCTTCGTCGGCTCCTGTAGCGTCGATGATTGGCCAGATGGTTCCAGTGCAACCCATGTCACCACCGTCCACGTATTCAAGTTCCCTCTCGACTCAAGACTCATCAGCCAGCACCTGCAGTCTGCCGTTGCCTAACTTCGTCGTGCCTTCGACAGTCAGACATAGAAAGCGTCAGGTCAATGCTGAACTTCTGAAAGTTTTTGACAATGAACATCATTTTCCCTATGGCACTTACCACCCAGGAATGCTCAACTATTATGGGTACATGGTGGTGCCTCGCAAAACACGAGGCAGGGTTAGTGAGAAGAAATCTCTTCGAGCCATTAAAAGAGACCAAAAGCGTCATCAGTTGGACGAACCTGAGTTCGTATGTCAGTGTTCCAGTAACCACGTTGACAGTTATGAAGATTCCAACTCCAATAGTGAGAATCACAAATCAATTATCAGAATATTAGCTTCATCACCTGACGCTGAATCATCTACCCTCAACCGACCCCCAAAACCGGTTCCGAGAATGCAGAAaggtcttgaaaatatctatagtGAGATTACAGTCAGCAGCACACCGACGATGGTCTGA